One bacterium DNA window includes the following coding sequences:
- a CDS encoding tetratricopeptide repeat protein, producing the protein MRDNYAAEIKTLTQHLGTHKESMVFARLADRYLQLNETAKALEICQNGLRNHPHYDSAHYVLAKCFIALNQYEEAEKHLKHLIFSDPRFLNAHRLYAELMGRMGMTTRERASLLRIRDLDPLFSGVTPEMEPGASPEPPAVALPVDASVAAAPAPVTPTAAIVPPEPETAAAPTVAPESAWDAGARQPAAPEAPLAGPEPAAVPLGEYKPPVPEMDLDEFARELAALDVPEGEMTLEAGSGPQEIQPLAESAADRTSPESDFEREEIHFSEMLDDLFSLSRDEEDRRALEDRHSIERAARQPEPELGPPAPAAEVVAAPAPLRDFKPYFPEPPLATPPQAPAEPAGAAFPEEPEMSPVLPFRGDEEWQEDNRFAEAPEPETPVRLEPPTVESEPFEEEETEVPLASAIGPEQEDDLGKAFLDEEEQEEQFSDFLANLDRLGGAVFGNEAEEPTQPGREKQFPIPWDEEPEEPPAVEMPPRREPLESSTPPPGAESPDETPAAADKPKEKFVTPTLGEIYAAQGQYAKAINVFEMLLKKNPENEWYRTKLDYLRKRLEDEKI; encoded by the coding sequence ATGCGCGATAACTATGCCGCAGAGATCAAAACCTTGACCCAGCATCTGGGCACGCACAAGGAGTCGATGGTCTTTGCCCGGCTGGCGGATCGATATCTGCAGCTTAACGAAACCGCAAAGGCGCTCGAGATCTGTCAGAATGGCCTGCGCAATCATCCGCATTACGACAGCGCCCATTATGTGCTGGCCAAATGTTTTATCGCTCTCAACCAATACGAAGAGGCCGAAAAGCATCTCAAACATTTGATTTTCAGTGATCCCAGGTTCCTCAATGCGCACAGGCTTTATGCCGAGCTGATGGGACGGATGGGGATGACCACGCGTGAACGCGCCAGTCTGCTCCGCATCCGCGATCTGGATCCCCTCTTTTCTGGAGTGACACCGGAGATGGAGCCTGGTGCGTCTCCAGAGCCGCCGGCTGTGGCCTTACCAGTGGATGCCAGCGTTGCGGCGGCGCCTGCACCCGTTACGCCTACCGCTGCAATAGTTCCGCCGGAGCCGGAAACCGCGGCCGCTCCGACTGTTGCACCCGAAAGCGCATGGGATGCCGGTGCCCGGCAGCCGGCCGCTCCTGAGGCGCCTTTAGCGGGACCGGAACCGGCAGCCGTGCCGCTCGGCGAGTACAAACCCCCTGTGCCGGAAATGGACCTCGATGAATTCGCACGCGAGCTGGCAGCGCTGGATGTGCCCGAGGGGGAAATGACGCTGGAAGCAGGCAGCGGCCCGCAGGAAATCCAGCCGTTGGCAGAATCCGCCGCAGATCGCACCAGCCCGGAAAGCGATTTTGAGCGCGAGGAGATCCACTTCTCGGAAATGCTCGACGATTTGTTCAGTCTGAGTCGCGACGAAGAAGACCGCCGCGCGCTCGAAGACCGCCATTCGATCGAGCGCGCCGCTCGCCAGCCTGAGCCGGAACTGGGACCGCCTGCTCCGGCGGCGGAGGTGGTCGCCGCACCCGCCCCGCTGCGCGACTTCAAACCCTACTTTCCCGAACCGCCCTTGGCCACCCCGCCGCAAGCCCCCGCCGAGCCCGCTGGCGCTGCTTTTCCGGAGGAGCCCGAAATGTCTCCGGTCCTTCCCTTCCGCGGCGATGAGGAGTGGCAGGAGGATAACCGCTTTGCGGAAGCCCCCGAACCCGAAACGCCGGTCCGGCTGGAACCCCCGACAGTCGAGTCCGAGCCCTTTGAGGAAGAGGAGACCGAAGTTCCCCTGGCCAGCGCGATCGGCCCGGAACAGGAGGACGATCTGGGGAAGGCCTTTTTGGACGAGGAAGAGCAGGAGGAGCAGTTTAGCGATTTTCTCGCCAATCTGGACCGTCTCGGTGGTGCTGTCTTTGGAAACGAGGCGGAGGAACCGACTCAGCCCGGCAGGGAGAAACAATTTCCCATACCCTGGGATGAGGAGCCGGAGGAACCGCCTGCTGTCGAGATGCCGCCCCGGCGGGAACCTCTCGAATCCAGCACACCGCCGCCGGGTGCAGAGAGCCCGGATGAGACGCCCGCGGCGGCTGACAAGCCCAAGGAAAAATTCGTCACCCCCACGTTGGGCGAAATCTACGCCGCCCAGGGGCAATACGCCAAGGCGATCAACGTCTTTGAAATGCTGCTCAAGAAAAATCCGGAAAACGAGTGGTATCGCACCAAACTGGATTACCTGCGCAAGCGGCTCGAGGATGAAAAGATATAG
- a CDS encoding NAD-dependent epimerase/dehydratase family protein, with protein sequence MKILVTGGAGFIASQITDAYIAAGHQVVVLDNLVTGKRENLNPEATFYQMDIQDPALVEVFKRHQFDIVNHHAAQMDVRRSVEDPIYDARNNVLGFLNILQASAKTGVKRVIFASSGGAIYGEQDSFPADERHKTQPCSPYGITKLVGEKYLFFYSQTWGIGHTILRYANVYGPRQNPHGEAGVVAIFCSRLLAGEEPVINGTGEQTRDFVFVADVVAANLLALAQTSNDTFNIGTGHESTINEVYRTLNALIGSNKPEKHGPAKEGEQFRSVIDASHAARMLGWKPRFTLETGLHETVEFFKKARS encoded by the coding sequence ATGAAAATCCTCGTCACCGGCGGCGCCGGTTTTATCGCCTCGCAGATCACCGATGCCTATATCGCCGCCGGCCACCAGGTGGTGGTTCTCGATAACCTGGTCACCGGAAAACGGGAGAATCTCAATCCCGAGGCGACCTTTTATCAGATGGACATTCAGGACCCCGCGCTTGTCGAGGTCTTCAAACGTCATCAGTTCGATATCGTCAATCATCATGCTGCGCAGATGGATGTGCGCCGCTCCGTCGAAGATCCCATCTACGACGCCCGCAATAATGTCCTCGGCTTTCTCAATATCCTCCAGGCCAGCGCCAAGACCGGTGTAAAACGCGTTATTTTTGCCTCTTCAGGCGGGGCGATCTATGGCGAGCAGGATAGCTTCCCGGCAGATGAGCGTCACAAGACCCAACCCTGCAGTCCCTACGGGATCACCAAACTGGTGGGCGAAAAGTACCTCTTTTTTTACAGCCAGACCTGGGGCATCGGCCATACCATCCTCCGCTACGCCAACGTTTATGGCCCGCGGCAAAATCCGCATGGTGAGGCGGGGGTGGTCGCGATTTTTTGCAGCCGCTTGCTGGCAGGGGAAGAGCCGGTGATCAACGGCACCGGTGAGCAGACCCGCGACTTCGTTTTCGTTGCCGATGTCGTTGCCGCCAACCTTCTGGCCCTGGCGCAGACGTCCAACGATACCTTCAACATCGGCACCGGCCATGAAAGCACCATCAACGAGGTCTACCGCACCCTTAACGCGCTGATTGGCAGCAACAAGCCCGAAAAGCACGGCCCGGCCAAGGAAGGAGAGCAGTTCCGCAGCGTCATCGACGCCAGCCATGCCGCCAGGATGCTGGGCTGGAAACCACGCTTCACCCTCGAGACCGGTCTGCATGAGACCGTTGAATTCTTCAAGAAAGCGAGATCCTGA
- a CDS encoding sigma-54 dependent transcriptional regulator encodes MCVDQPEHEHWREVQRETGILGDSEAIRRLLETIEQVAGTDISVLITGESGTGKELVARAIHLRSHRKIHSLITVNCGAIPEGIIESELFGHEKGSFTGAVGPRKGYFELADRGSIFLDEIGELPLTTQVKLLRVLEAREFMRVGGVESVQVDVRFIAATNKQLEEEVRRGHFREDLFYRLNAVHIRVPALRERSEDIPLLVQKFAAEFARENHIDFPGFSPSALAAMSKASWPGNIRELRNVVEKIIVLERGTWIDEETVRRYLRISHPMDPALPVPVTRGREETERELFLRILLEIKSEIAQLRELVLQRQPSHYPLAPWREELAEEYLEPVPPAAEGERRSVAEMEKELIQSALQKFGGSKRKAALALGLSERTLYRKIEKYGLKVSRD; translated from the coding sequence ATGTGCGTCGATCAACCGGAACATGAACACTGGCGCGAGGTGCAGCGGGAGACCGGTATCCTCGGCGATTCTGAGGCGATCCGCCGGCTGCTGGAGACCATCGAGCAGGTGGCCGGCACCGACATCTCGGTGTTGATTACGGGAGAGAGCGGCACCGGCAAGGAACTCGTCGCCCGGGCGATCCACCTGCGTAGCCACCGCAAGATCCATTCGCTGATCACAGTGAATTGCGGCGCCATCCCCGAGGGCATCATCGAGTCCGAGCTTTTCGGGCATGAAAAGGGCTCCTTCACCGGAGCGGTTGGACCGCGCAAGGGCTATTTTGAGCTGGCGGACAGGGGATCGATCTTTCTCGATGAGATCGGCGAGCTGCCGCTGACGACCCAGGTCAAGCTGCTGCGGGTGCTTGAAGCGCGTGAGTTCATGCGGGTGGGGGGCGTTGAGTCGGTCCAGGTCGATGTGCGCTTCATCGCCGCCACCAACAAGCAGCTCGAGGAGGAGGTGCGACGCGGCCATTTCCGCGAGGACCTCTTTTACCGCCTGAATGCCGTCCATATCCGCGTGCCGGCACTGCGTGAGCGCAGCGAGGACATTCCGCTTCTCGTGCAGAAATTCGCGGCCGAATTTGCTCGCGAAAACCATATCGATTTTCCGGGGTTCAGCCCATCAGCTCTGGCGGCGATGTCCAAGGCGAGCTGGCCGGGCAACATCCGCGAGCTGCGCAACGTCGTAGAAAAGATCATCGTCCTCGAACGCGGCACCTGGATCGATGAGGAAACTGTCCGCCGATACTTGCGGATCAGCCATCCCATGGATCCCGCCTTGCCGGTGCCGGTCACCCGGGGACGGGAAGAGACCGAGCGGGAGCTTTTTTTGCGGATTTTACTGGAGATCAAGAGCGAGATCGCCCAGCTGCGCGAACTGGTGCTGCAGCGTCAGCCGTCGCACTATCCCCTGGCGCCCTGGCGGGAAGAGCTCGCCGAAGAGTATCTCGAGCCGGTACCGCCAGCGGCGGAGGGGGAACGCCGATCGGTGGCGGAGATGGAGAAGGAGCTGATCCAGAGCGCCCTGCAGAAATTCGGCGGCAGCAAACGCAAGGCCGCCCTCGCCCTGGGGCTGAGCGAGCGCACACTCTACCGTAAGATTGAAAAATACGGATTGAAGGTTTCCCGTGATTAA
- the purD gene encoding phosphoribosylamine--glycine ligase, translating into MRVLIIGSGGREHALVWKVKRSALVKKVYCAPGNYGIAREAACVEIPAHDIKRLLAFAVKEKIDLTIVGPEQPLVAGIVDEFEANGLAIFGPTQRAAELEGSKAFTKELLARHHIPSARFSVFSDYEAARRYLSGARLPVVIKADGLAAGKGVVICTDPTQAAMELHKIMVGMVFGQAGSRVVIEEFLTGEEVSVLALSDGEHLVYMAPAQDHKRILDGDQGGNTGGMGAYAPAPFLDAVLTEKVRTEIMEPTIRAMAREDRPYRGVLYAGLILTAEGPKVLEFNCRFGDPETQVILPLAASDLVEAIMASRDGGLGSFQWRNHAGAAVGVVIASGGYPERYTTGHRIYGLDASPDKDVVIFHSGTKQTDGYPVTAGGRVLTVTAWAPDLESAIARAYRAVGKVAFDGAYYRKDIGAKGLRRK; encoded by the coding sequence ATGCGAGTACTGATCATCGGCAGCGGCGGGCGCGAGCACGCGCTGGTTTGGAAGGTGAAGCGCAGCGCGCTGGTCAAGAAGGTCTATTGCGCCCCGGGCAATTACGGTATCGCGCGGGAAGCCGCCTGCGTGGAGATTCCGGCGCATGACATCAAACGGCTGCTTGCCTTTGCCGTCAAGGAGAAGATTGATCTGACTATCGTCGGGCCGGAGCAGCCTCTGGTCGCCGGCATCGTCGATGAATTCGAGGCCAACGGCCTGGCCATATTCGGCCCGACCCAGCGCGCCGCGGAACTGGAGGGGAGCAAAGCCTTTACCAAGGAGCTCTTGGCGCGCCACCACATACCCTCCGCCCGTTTCAGCGTCTTTTCGGACTATGAAGCGGCGAGGCGCTATCTGAGCGGGGCTCGCTTGCCGGTGGTGATCAAAGCGGATGGCCTCGCTGCGGGCAAGGGGGTGGTGATCTGCACCGATCCGACACAAGCGGCGATGGAACTGCACAAGATCATGGTCGGAATGGTTTTCGGTCAGGCTGGCAGCCGGGTGGTGATCGAGGAGTTTCTCACCGGCGAGGAGGTCTCGGTGCTCGCCCTCAGTGACGGGGAGCATTTGGTCTATATGGCCCCGGCGCAGGACCACAAGCGGATCCTGGATGGCGATCAGGGCGGCAACACCGGCGGCATGGGGGCCTATGCCCCGGCGCCCTTCCTGGACGCGGTCCTGACGGAGAAGGTTCGCACGGAGATCATGGAACCGACGATCCGCGCGATGGCGCGCGAAGACCGCCCCTATCGCGGCGTTCTTTATGCCGGCCTGATACTGACCGCCGAGGGTCCCAAGGTCCTCGAGTTCAACTGCCGTTTCGGCGATCCGGAGACCCAGGTCATCCTGCCGCTGGCGGCCAGCGATCTGGTTGAAGCGATCATGGCCAGTCGCGACGGCGGCCTCGGCTCGTTTCAGTGGCGCAACCATGCCGGCGCTGCGGTGGGCGTCGTCATTGCCTCGGGCGGCTATCCGGAGCGCTATACCACCGGCCACCGGATCTATGGCCTCGACGCTTCACCCGACAAGGATGTCGTCATCTTTCATTCCGGCACGAAACAAACCGACGGTTACCCAGTGACCGCCGGCGGGAGGGTGCTCACGGTCACTGCCTGGGCGCCGGATCTCGAGTCGGCGATCGCCCGCGCCTACCGGGCCGTGGGCAAGGTGGCCTTTGACGGCGCCTACTACCGCAAGGATATCGGCGCCAAGGGATTGCGGCGGAAATAA
- a CDS encoding S8 family serine peptidase codes for MNRPLPRMLCSLLLLPTLAAVWPAAAAAPGSTLLVKLKTPLLPLADAKGLQKSSVLPLGDWTGRPEIADWHPFVETGTSLTRAGAEAAAARAELGKWLLITLSAGTDPNALLPALRAAPQVASAAINRPFHPDWLPDDPLISRQYALNKVAAAAGWEIERGRSSVVVGVIDTGIDYTHPDLTANLWINPGEDLNGNGRADSLDYNGIDDDGNGFVDDVQGWDFTDAPNYPDGGDYRERDNNPMDEMGHGTAVAGIIAATANNSLGIAGLAPGCRLMNLRAFTAAGNGEEDDVAAALLYAIDNGAAVVNMSWGDVFISQLLDDVLHYAAAMQVVLVASAGNSATDAIHYPSAFACTISVGATDATDQLASFSNYGPSVDLVAPGVNILTTVRHALYDSSLSGTSFSAPFVSAAAALLLSQDGSRSPDAVRSILTTTADDLGLQGWDVYYGAGRLNLARALAPQIESAVRIRAPWLDEGFRKGPIEIYGSAWTSSLRSYALEWGMGDNPAAWSPVAAPQTSRVLDGLLGVWTNPPARDTSFTLRLRVQNHNGTLEQSQVRIFIDQSPPVLSRIALLGLYDAEYPAALLQFDTDDLCEGAVLYRRAGSSDSWQEEPMGYRTRQSRFLVSREMAAMPLELQVRAANTAGLQTTGDTLLQADPGQPPLNTMRYTRLGASLPHGHLLDRTADFDGDGCPEIILGYEENPNRLVTALFSQDGVGGLRQLLALQEPAIPRSIGDSDGDGRLELLTGYGFTTWLYEVNGIAPLSLSLVRKWQGDSNLQYWGSRLADLDGDKRGELIMRVVRSGSNASDDFEVWRCTGKGEFTPIAVLSNPSRGDNFYGVPHCETGDFDGDGRSEILLGDSDGDLFIYEMDGNRFTLTWQERLPLLDAVDFIAAGDFDGDGDPEFAAGCHSDPDLNTEHTYDSRHWCYRIYDKRGDNDYGVAAEWRFFGYESSKDFESGVSSGDSDGDGRDELFMAVYPDLYLAEYTPEGGYALSFHTATVQANAVTVVDSDGDSLRECWFSDGKAIHPWVLVENLSAPAMPVGLLARPFDATRVDLSWSAVPGAQAYLLYRGPAEDRLALFARVLQPAFRDSLVQPGVRYHYAVAAEDSARTPAVSLRSAVVAARPGVRPALLSAAVTGERTLHLRFSTAMDAGMLQNSRNYLITPEVGHPNTALPLASGGGVLLNLAAPLPAGRYRVEVRQVADLDGLPIDTTRAGCAFSVSAPASTPYLSNVSAPARGIVELTFNEPMEKSGLEARDNYNPGTGLYVAWAEAIAPDNRSVRLHITGSVAWGAVGKPLTIKVSGLRSAAGVALVPGRGDVIQLLFTARTLDAVHTFPNPYRMGVDPEGITFADLPAECEIRILTIAGQTVRLLNEENGDGGLVWDGRDEAGRLVPGGIYLYRVTAGGKDHLGKLAVVR; via the coding sequence ATGAACCGGCCCCTTCCCCGCATGCTGTGCTCTTTGTTGCTGCTGCCGACCCTGGCCGCCGTCTGGCCCGCGGCCGCCGCTGCCCCAGGCAGCACGTTACTCGTCAAACTCAAGACCCCGTTGCTGCCGCTTGCGGATGCGAAAGGACTGCAGAAATCCTCCGTGCTGCCGCTCGGCGACTGGACCGGTCGTCCGGAGATCGCCGACTGGCACCCCTTCGTCGAAACCGGAACTTCCCTGACCAGAGCCGGTGCGGAGGCGGCCGCAGCGAGAGCCGAACTCGGCAAATGGCTCCTTATCACCCTCTCCGCAGGAACGGATCCCAATGCCCTCCTGCCGGCACTGCGCGCCGCGCCACAGGTCGCCAGCGCCGCGATCAATCGCCCCTTCCATCCGGATTGGCTTCCCGACGATCCCCTGATCTCCCGACAGTACGCCCTGAACAAGGTTGCGGCCGCTGCGGGCTGGGAGATCGAGCGCGGCCGCTCCAGCGTGGTGGTCGGCGTCATCGATACCGGCATCGATTACACCCATCCCGATCTGACGGCCAACCTCTGGATCAATCCCGGCGAGGATCTCAATGGCAACGGCCGCGCCGATTCCCTCGATTATAACGGGATCGATGACGACGGCAACGGCTTTGTCGACGACGTGCAGGGATGGGATTTCACCGATGCTCCCAACTATCCGGACGGCGGCGACTACCGCGAGCGCGATAATAATCCGATGGACGAGATGGGCCATGGCACGGCGGTGGCCGGCATCATCGCCGCCACGGCCAATAACAGCCTGGGCATCGCCGGGCTGGCGCCCGGCTGCCGGCTGATGAATCTGCGCGCCTTCACGGCGGCGGGCAACGGTGAGGAGGATGACGTCGCAGCCGCCCTGCTTTATGCCATCGACAACGGCGCCGCCGTAGTCAACATGAGTTGGGGCGATGTGTTCATTTCGCAATTGTTGGATGATGTCCTCCATTATGCCGCGGCCATGCAGGTCGTTCTGGTCGCTTCCGCCGGCAACAGCGCTACCGATGCAATCCATTATCCCTCTGCCTTCGCCTGTACAATTTCCGTCGGCGCGACCGATGCCACCGACCAGCTCGCAAGTTTCTCCAATTACGGCCCCTCTGTGGATCTGGTCGCTCCGGGCGTCAACATTCTCACGACCGTGCGGCACGCGCTGTACGACTCGTCCCTCAGCGGCACCTCCTTCTCCGCCCCCTTTGTTTCAGCGGCCGCAGCACTCCTGCTCTCTCAGGATGGCAGCCGCTCGCCGGACGCAGTGCGCAGCATTCTCACCACCACCGCCGACGATCTGGGCCTGCAGGGATGGGACGTCTATTACGGTGCCGGTCGGCTCAATCTTGCGCGCGCCCTGGCGCCGCAGATCGAGTCGGCTGTCCGCATCCGCGCACCCTGGCTGGATGAAGGCTTCCGGAAGGGACCGATCGAAATTTACGGCTCGGCCTGGACCTCATCGCTGCGAAGCTACGCCCTGGAATGGGGCATGGGCGATAACCCGGCCGCCTGGTCGCCGGTCGCCGCGCCGCAGACCAGCCGCGTCCTGGACGGCTTGCTCGGCGTCTGGACGAACCCGCCAGCCCGGGATACCAGTTTTACCCTACGCCTGCGGGTGCAGAATCATAACGGCACCCTCGAACAGTCCCAGGTGCGCATCTTCATCGATCAGAGCCCGCCGGTGCTCTCCCGGATCGCGCTCCTCGGCCTCTACGATGCCGAGTACCCCGCCGCTCTTCTCCAGTTTGATACCGACGATCTCTGCGAGGGCGCCGTCCTGTATCGCCGCGCCGGCAGCAGCGATTCTTGGCAGGAAGAGCCGATGGGCTATCGCACCCGCCAATCCCGGTTCCTCGTCTCGCGGGAGATGGCCGCCATGCCGCTCGAACTGCAAGTCCGGGCCGCCAACACCGCGGGCCTGCAAACGACCGGCGACACACTGCTGCAGGCGGATCCTGGCCAACCCCCCCTAAATACCATGCGCTATACGCGCCTGGGAGCGAGCCTGCCGCATGGCCATCTCCTCGACCGTACAGCCGATTTTGATGGAGACGGCTGTCCCGAGATCATCCTCGGCTATGAGGAGAACCCCAATCGCCTTGTAACCGCGCTCTTCAGCCAGGATGGCGTGGGGGGGCTGCGACAGCTCCTGGCCCTCCAGGAACCCGCCATCCCACGCAGCATCGGCGACAGCGACGGCGACGGCCGCCTCGAACTGCTGACCGGCTATGGTTTTACGACCTGGCTCTATGAGGTCAACGGCATCGCCCCGCTGAGCCTGTCGCTGGTGCGCAAGTGGCAGGGCGACAGCAATCTGCAATACTGGGGGAGCCGTCTGGCGGATCTCGACGGCGACAAACGCGGCGAGCTGATCATGCGCGTGGTCCGCTCTGGCAGCAATGCCTCCGATGATTTCGAGGTCTGGCGTTGCACGGGCAAGGGTGAATTTACCCCCATTGCCGTCCTCTCCAATCCCAGCCGGGGCGACAATTTCTACGGGGTGCCGCATTGCGAAACCGGTGATTTTGACGGAGATGGTCGCAGCGAGATCCTCCTTGGCGATAGCGACGGCGACCTATTTATCTATGAGATGGACGGGAACCGCTTCACCCTGACCTGGCAGGAGCGGCTGCCTCTCCTCGATGCGGTCGATTTCATTGCAGCGGGCGATTTTGACGGGGACGGCGATCCGGAATTCGCGGCCGGCTGCCACTCCGATCCCGACCTGAATACCGAGCACACCTATGACAGCCGCCACTGGTGCTATCGCATTTACGACAAGAGAGGAGATAATGATTACGGGGTGGCCGCAGAGTGGCGCTTTTTCGGCTATGAGTCGTCCAAAGATTTCGAGAGCGGGGTTTCGAGCGGCGACAGCGACGGCGACGGGCGCGACGAGCTTTTCATGGCCGTCTATCCGGATCTCTACCTGGCGGAATATACGCCGGAGGGCGGATATGCGCTGAGCTTTCATACGGCTACCGTTCAAGCCAATGCCGTGACGGTCGTCGACAGCGACGGCGATTCACTGCGGGAGTGCTGGTTCAGTGATGGCAAGGCCATCCATCCCTGGGTGCTGGTGGAGAACCTGTCCGCCCCGGCCATGCCGGTGGGATTATTGGCCCGGCCGTTCGATGCCACCAGGGTCGATCTCTCCTGGTCCGCTGTACCGGGCGCGCAGGCATACCTTCTCTACCGCGGCCCGGCAGAGGATCGTCTCGCCCTGTTTGCGAGGGTGCTGCAGCCCGCTTTCCGGGATAGCCTGGTGCAGCCGGGGGTGCGTTATCACTATGCCGTCGCCGCCGAGGATTCGGCGCGCACCCCTGCCGTGAGTTTGCGCTCTGCGGTGGTCGCAGCGCGCCCTGGGGTACGGCCAGCGCTGCTGTCGGCTGCGGTGACGGGCGAGCGCACCTTGCATCTGCGCTTCAGCACAGCGATGGATGCCGGCATGCTTCAGAACAGCCGGAATTACCTCATCACGCCGGAGGTTGGTCATCCCAACACCGCGCTGCCGCTCGCTTCGGGCGGCGGGGTGCTGCTCAATCTGGCGGCGCCACTGCCGGCCGGCCGCTACCGGGTGGAGGTCCGCCAGGTGGCGGACCTTGACGGCCTCCCCATCGACACCACCCGCGCCGGGTGCGCGTTCAGCGTCAGTGCCCCGGCCAGCACCCCCTATCTCAGCAATGTCAGCGCACCGGCCCGGGGGATCGTCGAGCTCACCTTCAACGAACCGATGGAGAAGAGTGGGCTGGAGGCGCGCGACAACTACAATCCGGGCACGGGCCTATATGTCGCTTGGGCGGAAGCGATCGCCCCCGATAACCGCTCAGTCCGTCTTCACATCACCGGCAGCGTCGCCTGGGGAGCGGTCGGCAAGCCGTTGACGATCAAGGTGAGCGGTCTGCGGAGCGCCGCGGGTGTGGCACTGGTGCCCGGACGGGGGGATGTGATCCAGCTGCTGTTCACCGCCCGGACCCTCGATGCCGTCCATACGTTTCCCAATCCCTACCGGATGGGCGTTGATCCTGAGGGGATCACCTTCGCCGATCTTCCCGCCGAATGCGAGATCCGCATCCTAACCATCGCCGGCCAGACTGTGCGTTTGCTCAACGAGGAGAACGGCGATGGCGGTCTGGTTTGGGATGGCCGCGATGAGGCCGGGCGGCTTGTGCCTGGCGGAATCTATCTTTACCGAGTGACCGCCGGAGGCAAAGATCATCTCGGAAAACTGGCCGTGGTCCGGTAG
- a CDS encoding LptE family protein, producing the protein MIKQGSILLLLGLAAGCGIYSVKGSMAPHLKTVAIPLFDNRTAEFRVAEDLTDAIITAFTSDNSLKIAERSSADVLIEGSILQIDDRAGAFDAGENVQDMKVYLSVQIKCTDQVQREVLWQERLTHFGSYDPSGGQEARSEALTEAMQKVSEDVLNKTVANW; encoded by the coding sequence GTGATTAAACAAGGCTCGATTCTGCTGCTGCTCGGCCTTGCAGCCGGTTGCGGCATCTATTCGGTAAAGGGCTCCATGGCGCCCCATCTTAAAACCGTGGCGATCCCGCTTTTTGACAACCGCACCGCGGAGTTCCGCGTGGCGGAAGACCTGACCGACGCCATTATCACGGCGTTCACCAGCGATAACTCGCTCAAGATCGCCGAGCGCAGTTCGGCCGATGTCCTTATCGAGGGGAGCATTCTCCAGATCGATGATCGGGCGGGCGCTTTCGATGCGGGCGAGAACGTGCAGGATATGAAGGTCTATCTCAGTGTTCAGATAAAATGCACCGACCAGGTTCAACGCGAGGTGCTCTGGCAAGAGCGGCTGACCCATTTTGGCAGCTACGATCCCTCCGGCGGGCAGGAGGCGCGCAGCGAAGCCCTCACCGAGGCGATGCAAAAGGTGAGCGAGGATGTTCTTAACAAGACCGTAGCCAATTGGTAA
- a CDS encoding glycosyltransferase family 2 protein: MILSVVIVTYNNRTEIDACLEALDPTLASCEAHLHLVDNASNDGTAEWLQAARRDLAGRFPRFDLILNRTNRGFTAAVNQGLAQCQGDRILLLNPDVIIPAGVIPLLLRELDADPQIGVVAPQLRYPDSRIQPSCRRFPRKLDVVMESTGLVHLARHCGYRDWKMREFDHRTSIYVDQPQGAFLLARRQVLEQIGLLDERFFMFFSDVEWCERIRAAGWRIRFCSEVFVYHHKGASIRRDRRRMLVTSTRSFIDYFAMHDRTPRDRLGTFFIALLLRMVLGVRWLAETVRKS, from the coding sequence GTGATCCTCTCCGTTGTCATTGTCACCTATAACAACCGCACCGAAATCGACGCCTGCCTCGAAGCGCTGGATCCCACCCTGGCATCCTGCGAAGCGCACCTTCATCTTGTCGACAATGCCAGCAACGATGGCACGGCTGAGTGGCTGCAAGCTGCCCGGCGCGATCTCGCCGGCCGCTTTCCCCGATTTGACTTGATCCTCAACCGTACTAATCGGGGATTCACGGCAGCGGTCAACCAGGGGCTGGCGCAGTGCCAGGGCGATCGGATCCTGCTCCTTAATCCCGATGTCATCATCCCGGCGGGGGTGATCCCTCTCCTTTTGCGTGAACTCGACGCCGATCCGCAGATCGGGGTCGTTGCGCCGCAGCTGCGATATCCGGACAGCCGGATTCAGCCCTCATGTCGCCGCTTCCCGCGCAAGCTGGATGTTGTGATGGAAAGCACCGGGCTGGTCCATCTGGCGCGGCACTGCGGCTACCGCGACTGGAAGATGCGCGAGTTCGATCATCGCACCAGCATCTACGTCGATCAGCCGCAGGGGGCCTTCCTGCTGGCGCGGCGGCAGGTGCTGGAGCAGATCGGCCTGCTGGATGAACGCTTTTTTATGTTTTTCAGCGATGTCGAGTGGTGCGAACGGATTCGCGCTGCGGGCTGGCGGATTCGCTTTTGCAGCGAGGTTTTTGTCTACCATCACAAGGGGGCCAGCATCCGCCGCGACCGCCGGCGGATGCTGGTGACCTCCACGCGCTCTTTTATCGACTATTTCGCCATGCACGACCGCACTCCGCGTGACCGACTGGGCACCTTCTTCATCGCCCTGCTGCTGAGAATGGTCCTGGGCGTACGCTGGCTTGCAGAAACGGTTAGGAAAAGCTGA